The following coding sequences are from one Sphaeramia orbicularis chromosome 11, fSphaOr1.1, whole genome shotgun sequence window:
- the tmem196 gene encoding transmembrane protein 196 isoform X1, which produces MCSSRKILWSLLLLSVVEVGLGVASIVLGAVGISWVRGEHKPQQGDASPVWSGLCFLVCGMCGVLCARKRTGLIMILFSACCICGLIGGILNFQFVRALNKRPNSMHSIHLAAMTLACLGISSCTLSTWLTCRLASSEQQRMFLEREHSLHHSHEMTEKQEVLDNSSNGIPQISYNGHTATSP; this is translated from the exons ATGTGCTCCAGTCGCAAGATCCTGTGGAGCCTGCTCCTGCTGTCCGTGGTGGAGGTCGGCCTGGGTGTGGCGAGCATTGTCCTGGGAGCCGTGGGCATCAGCTGGGTCCGGGGCGAACACAAGCCGCAGCAGGGCGATGCGTCCCCGGTGTGGAGCGGGCTCTGT TTTTTGGTCTGTGGGATGTGTGGAGTGCTGTGTGCTCGGAAGAGGACAGGTCTTATT ATGATCTTGTTTTCTGCGTGTTGCATCTGTGGTCTGATCGGTGGGATCCTTAACTTCCAGTTTGTTCGTGCTCTGAACAAACGACCAAACTCCATGCACTCCATCCACCTGGCTGCTATGACTCTCGCCTGCCTGG GGATCTCCTCTTGTACCTTGTCCACATGGCTGACCTGCCGGCTGGCGAGTTCCGAGCAGCAGAGGATGTTCCTGGAGAGGGAACACTCGTTGCACCACTCCCATGAAATGACAGAAAAG CAGGAAGTCCTGGACAACTCCAGTAATGGTATTCCTCAGATCTCCTACAACGGACACACCGCCACATCACCATGA
- the tmem196 gene encoding transmembrane protein 196 isoform X2, whose protein sequence is MCSSRKILWSLLLLSVVEVGLGVASIVLGAVGISWVRGEHKPQQGDASPVWSGLCFLVCGMCGVLCARKRTGLIMILFSACCICGLIGGILNFQFVRALNKRPNSMHSIHLAAMTLACLGISSCTLSTWLTCRLASSEQQRMFLEREHSLHHSHEMTEKEVLDNSSNGIPQISYNGHTATSP, encoded by the exons ATGTGCTCCAGTCGCAAGATCCTGTGGAGCCTGCTCCTGCTGTCCGTGGTGGAGGTCGGCCTGGGTGTGGCGAGCATTGTCCTGGGAGCCGTGGGCATCAGCTGGGTCCGGGGCGAACACAAGCCGCAGCAGGGCGATGCGTCCCCGGTGTGGAGCGGGCTCTGT TTTTTGGTCTGTGGGATGTGTGGAGTGCTGTGTGCTCGGAAGAGGACAGGTCTTATT ATGATCTTGTTTTCTGCGTGTTGCATCTGTGGTCTGATCGGTGGGATCCTTAACTTCCAGTTTGTTCGTGCTCTGAACAAACGACCAAACTCCATGCACTCCATCCACCTGGCTGCTATGACTCTCGCCTGCCTGG GGATCTCCTCTTGTACCTTGTCCACATGGCTGACCTGCCGGCTGGCGAGTTCCGAGCAGCAGAGGATGTTCCTGGAGAGGGAACACTCGTTGCACCACTCCCATGAAATGACAGAAAAG GAAGTCCTGGACAACTCCAGTAATGGTATTCCTCAGATCTCCTACAACGGACACACCGCCACATCACCATGA